In the genome of Zygosaccharomyces rouxii strain CBS732 chromosome G complete sequence, the window TAAATTTAGGATCTGACGGTACAGGCCGCATGTAATGTGATGCATTGTGTAATGATGAATAGTACTTCTCGAGAGTCACACCATGCCTGTCATCACCGTCAACTAGTGAGCACAACTGGTTTATATAATCCAAACTTTTCACAAATGTGGATTCATTTGCAACATCTAGTAACTGTTCATGGATACAATGAGACCAAGATCCAAAAGCTGGTTCATAATCACATAATTTGTTATAGAAACCAGGTtcactttcaaaattccaCGGTATCTGGGTAAGATTGATGGCACACGATAATACCGATACTCTTTCCCACGCACTGTGCTGCAGCGAAAGAGCTGCGCTTATCGACCACATAAACACCATAGCGCTTAACAACACCATCATTACTTTTCTTGTAATAATTACTACAGTTTTACTAGTTAAGAAgttaataataatgataactACAACGATGATCCattaaaattcttgaatgtCCTCGATTCAAGTCATCACCACAAGAACCAGGTGCACTTCTTAACTCCAAGACCTCCAGTCATACATGTTATAAGTGATTTACAGCACTGCAAATCCAATTCTGTGTTTCCAAAACTGAAAAACACAGTTCAATATCTATCTATATTTAAAAACGAACAAAAAGATTATTAACTAAGGGAAGAATTGCATTAAACCAAAccaaatcaaatcaaatcaaatattttgttcGTGGGAGCTAACTCTTCTCGAGTGGAATTCCCCTTGAAGCTTCTTGAAATTAGACTCACCGCTTTCCATTACGACATCACTTGAATCATCGGGGACTTGTCCCTCTTCAATAGAGCGTGTTTCTTCCTGAGCTTCCTGACTAGCAAATGAAGGATGACGACCTTTAGGATGGAGTCCTGGAACGAATTTTCTACACTTGTCTTCAATCCAGTCAAAGATATAATCTTTGTCACGAGCAATGtattcaccttcacctaAATCGTTGTGAGCTATTTCATCTGTCAATTCTGGATCCCTCAAGCATAAGGAAAAGAGCAACAATGGTGCACAGAACACTAAACCGACTAAGGtttccaatttttgcaCATGCATATAGGCTTCTACAACCTGTTGCCTTATTGGAGTACCCCATGTATATTCAGCGATAAAATTATATGGTTGCTCATATGCATATGAAGCAATCTTAGCATCCTTAACCCtcttgaagatttcatGATATAAATTTTGGGTCCAAATACAACCGGAGACAGCAATTCCAACGGCAGATCCAATGCGGTATAATGTATAATTAAGAGAAGTAACCGTAGCCATATTTTCATGAGAAGTAGCAGATTGAACAGAAACGTTAACTGGGTAGGTGAACATTGTAGTACCCACACCCCAAACGCATAGACCACCAATAATACCACTATGAGAACTTTTACCACCTCTGAAATGGTACAATAGACCCATTGCTACCATCCAAAGACCACATCCAGCAATTATGTAGGGTTTAAGCCTTGTAACTCTAGTGATATAAAGTGCGAAAAATGGAGAAAATACTGTTGAAACGAAAGCActcaatgaagaaattctgGTGGCTGATTTAACTGACTCGTCAACAGCAACAATCATAACGGTATACAAGTAATCGTAGGCCATGtaaaagatgaaatcaTACAAAAATGAAATACTCATCGATGCCCAAACAGCTCTGTCTTTAATCAACTTCCAGGGTAAGATTGGTTCCCTCGCCCATTTTAATTCATAAACTATTAACATTGGCAATAGAACAACACCAAGAACTAGAGGACCAATGATTTGAGAATCATCCCATTTTGAACTGGTACCACCAGCCAGTGTTAATGGAACTAATATACAACCCAATGATACTGTCATAATAAAGGTACCAATAGTGTccaatttccaaaataaTTCCTTAATGAAGCTAACCAAACCATGAGTCTTGAAATAAGTTTTCTCCTCATTAAGAATCTTCCATTCTTCTGTTCTTCTGGCTTTCCACCACATGTGAAGCATACAACAGATTAATGGAACACATGATAATGGGAAGATAAAGGCCCACATTCCAATATCCCAAGACCAATTCTCTTGAGGGTTAGCCCTCGAAGTAATGTTACCAGAAATCCAAGTATTAATGATAAATGGCCAAGTTGGAGCAAATTGGTAGAACAATCTCCATTTCAATGAGGAAAAATCCGATAAAATCAGTAATAACACCAGAACAACACCAACATAACCTAGATTGTAGAAAATGCTACCAGCAGCATACGTTTCAATGTTATAGGATTGAGACTGGATCACGGTACCCATGGAGTAAAAAACAACTGCGGTGATGAACAAAGTCAATCTACCAAACACATCTGCCAATCTTGCATACACGATCTGAGAAGCCGCCGAAATAACAGCATTGATAACATTGACCGTAGAGAGTAAAGAGTGTTCGCTGAAAGAATTCGTCACATATGAAGTGTAGATAAATCTAATGTTACTGTCTAATCCGTAACCATAACCGCAAATAAACGCACAGAATAATAGTAGAATTCTAAAAGGCCACCAATCGTATTCAGCTGCCAAAAGTTCGGATTGACGAATGACAAGCCATTTAGAAACATGTAACTTGTCAGGCAAACCGTGCATGTTCAAAGAAGGACGAAGCTTCTGTTTCTCGCCATCAGAGTCAACAGGCATAACTTCCTGGTGCGCATTCTGGCCATATTtcacattttcaaattctggCGGCACATCATTGTATTCCTTATCAGTTACATGCACCTCCTGGCGTTCGAACCGGGGTTCGGAAATCTTACTATTGCTACGATTTTCCATCTTCCACGAACTAACGAATTCTTGGATATTTGATCCACaggtttcaaattcttgttcctcAATATCGTTTCAAACTAGCCAGTAGCTACCCGTCTCAATCCATTCCCTTTATAACTTTGTATTTCCGTACACTTCACAGGGCAATCACGACGAATAACTGAGACCCATTACATTCTTAGGTGCAGATTTCATTATTAGTGGCCgtagcagtagtagtagcagtagtagtagtgcCTGTCGCAGTACTACTGCTGTACGTTTTCAAAGGGTTTGCATCTGGGGTGTATAAAAGGAACGGCTCAACTATCAAATAGCACCCATCTTCTCATAGTAACAATGCCGATCTTAATTAAAGAAGTACCCTGAAGATTTACCTTGTGGGTTTGGAAGGTACGGTCGTACAACAGATTCTAAGCGTCATCTCATCCTATACGACCCCCTCACTTGTGAAAGTTCCtcgaaaaagaaaaacgtAACACGGACttcgattttttttccggTGTCCGATTTATTCGAAGGGACCGGGGTGTCAGGATGTATAAGAATCACACATGATACACAGATGACTTATGTATTCAGTATGACGATATCTTCAATTACTGGAAACAGACAGACACAGACACGGACACACACCACATGTGCGCACATACGGGTGTAGAGTTGACGAAATTGGCATTGGCACTAGCATTGGGTGGTGGGTTGGTATTAGTGTTGAGGTGTAAGTAGGCCGTCGCTTGTAACCGTCTTCACAGAGCAGTGCAAATTTCCTCCCCAACCACAACGTGCGTAGCAGGCCAATACGAGTAGTGCGTCCTCAGTGGATGTATGTATAAATTTATGTTTGTATGAGTGTGTGTTCTGGTTTAGTCATCATATCATGTGTATTGCTCGAGTAAGAAAAACCTTTCTTGGCGTGGCGCTAGCATATGCAGAGAAAACGCCTCGAAGACTACGTAGTGTTTAAATCGAAACTTGCCGTATGGGAGATTCCGGCTAGACTATTTATAACGTAATCATTATCTTCGAGAGTCAGACATCGTGGATCAAGTCTTTCCTCATACGGAAGTTTATGGGAACATTCGCTTGAACAAACAGCGCTGTGCTAGTTATCAGGTCGATAGAAATTACTCATTATTCCTGTTTAAGTATCGAGTCCAGGTCAAATCGAATGTTCTTAGCGTGACATCTTCATTCGGTATTAATAGTTGCCTTGTGATTTGTCTCACAATGCCGTAACGTCAGTTTCAGACCGAATCAAATACGTAGATCGAAGCTATCTGCTCGACGGAGATCGAAGCCGAGGTTTTTCCATCAATTTTCCCGATTGTTAAAAATTGCATATAAATATGTGCGTCTCAAGTTTTTATCTTGGCAGTCTCGAGGTTGTgggtgaagaagattctaTCTACCAGATCAACAAGCCAAATGATTCTTTCTCGCGTAATTACGCTCGGGGCTATTGCCGCGACTGGTGCAGCGTTTAGTCAAGATTATAAGGCAGATGCTAACGAGGCTTTTAATGAATTGGTACCAAGTAATAATCAAACTGctattgatcaattgattcatGAATTACGTGAAGTTTCTATTAACGATAGTAGGTGTCAAGCATGCTTGAATCGTTTAGAAGTTGGTAAAAAATGGGCACAGGAAAACCCGGGCGTCATTCCAGTCGCATGGCCACAATGGTGTGTTAGATACAAGGCAGGATCACCAGATTCTTGTACCAGAAATTTTGCAAGAACTACTGTGGAAAGAAATGCTGAAGGTTCAAATTTCGTCGATATGTTGACACTGATTGATCCACACGGTTATGATGGTCAACTGTACTGtcaatatttggaagaagacTCTTGTCCTAAACCACCAACACCAAACAGTTCGTTATCTCACCTGTGGCCACCAAAGCAACCAAAGCATCACGTTGCACCTGAACCTGGTAACGAAACTTTTAACGTTTTGCATATTTCTGATTTCCATGTGGAATTGGATTATACAGTTGGTGCAGAATCTAATTGTAGTGCTACCATGTGCTGTACACCACATAGTCAAGGTAAAGGTGGTGGCGGTTACTTGTACAAGGGCCATTGGAATTCGTTCTATAAGGATGCTCACTATGAGAACGAATTTACCTATGTCAAGGGTGCTTACTACAACGTTTTCCAGAATTCGTCCATCTCAGCGCCAGCTCCCACTTTTGGTCACTACCACTGCGATGCACCAGAAATTTTAGTCAATTCCTCTATCAATTCAGTGGTTGACTATGGTAAGAAGCACAATTTAAGTTTTGAATTTGCTATGTTCACAGGTGATTTAATTGACCACGATGAACAAGCATGGATGAATTTCGATAAATCATTAGCGTCTGAAGAAGCAGGATTCAGAGATTTGAAGAGTCGTCTAGGTGACATGCCCGTTTATTCGACACTAGGTAACCATGACTCCTACCCTTACGGTGAAATTGCTCAAGAAGGTCATGGATTTAGTAACAAGTACACCTGGAATAATGATCTCATGGCTGAAATGTGGAAGGACTACGGTTGGATAAACGAAACTACTTCGCAATTCGTAAGGACTCATTACACTGGATTTGCTGTTGATACTAAGGTAGGTCTAAGGATTGTTTCATTGAATTCAAACTGTTATTACCGTAAGAACCACTACGCATTTTGGAACGCAACTGATCCAGATGGATTTGGTATGTGGTCATTTTTGATTAGCGAGTTGGTTGACGCAGAGTCTAAGGGTCAAAGAGTTTGGATCATGACTCACATTCCTCCAATTGTTGATGGATTACCACTCCCATCCAAGATCTTTTACgaaattattgaaagattctCACCTTACACCATTGCAGGTGTCTTTTTTGGTCATACCCACTTGGACCAATTCAACATTTTATATGCCGGTAACAATACAAAGACCATCGAAAACGTCATCAACCATGCATGGATTTCTCAAGCGGTGACACCTTGGTTTAACAACAATCCTTCTTGGAGATGGTATGAAATTGACAAGGAAACTTTCTCTGTCATGAATGCTTACAACTACTACGCtaaattgaatgaaacATTTGACAATGAAGGTAAAGAACCAGAATGGTTGTTCGAATACTCTTGTAGAGACGGTTACGGAATCGATTGGCCCAAGACTTCGCCATTAAATGGTACTTACTGGCATTTAGTCTCTGAGAAGATTAGAGATTCAGTGGAATACAGACAGATATATGAGAACTATGCAACAAGATTCTCACCATACGTTCCTGATTGCTCTCAAAATGGTAAGTGTCTAAGTGATTACTGTACATTGAGCAGTTTCCAGGTGGATGATTACGATAATTGCGTTTCTCAACTTCACACTTGAATGGTGTtataaaaattattatattGTTATAATCAAAAGTTTCCGATGATACCCCTATGAGCGTTTATAGCTCAAAGTTAGATGGATGTATATTAGATTAATTGTTAAagttttgttttgttttcGTTAATTATCATTAAAAGTATTAATTATCAttaaaagtaaaaaagCTGAACTAATTAAAAGTGTAAGGAGAACTACATAATGACTTTCGCCATTTGTTACAATTTATCCTGCCAGTATTGACACTGGGAGTACCAGTTTTGGGGATAATGATTCCAACTGGCATACTCTTCTTGCAGTGCATTGATTTGAAGCAAAAGACCAGCTTCCATATGCCAACCGATATGACAATGGAAGGGCCAAACACCAGGATTATCTACAACAAACCTAATTACCGCCCAACCAAATCCTGGAATGTTAACGGTATCTCTAAATATAGGGTTGTCAAAATTCATAGCTTGTTCGTCATCATTGGTATCGTAATATTCATCTTGAAAATACCCGCTGTCACCGATGGCCAGCACCCAAAATTTGTGACCGTGCAGGTGGAACGGATGAGCTCCGTCGTCATAATTGTTGATTACCAAATCTACCACTTGACCTCTTTGGTTTAAATTAATCATATACTGATTATCAGAAAATGTTAGCAATTGATTATCATTCCAATCCTTAACAGTATTAGCACCCGGTGCGAACCCTAATTGGTACATAGTAGATCCGTTTTGCAACGGCAGGTAAGTTTTATCGTTTAGGTATCCACGAGCCATTTGGTATGCACCAATCATCCATAGAATATCGATATCCACACGTACATCCGGTAAATTGGAATCGCTATGCGCAGACGGTACTTTTTTGTTAAGAGTCTTCAATTTtgattgatcaaaatctCTGCAGAGTACATCACCGCCATTGTACGTCCATGAAGTTTTTTCCACAGAGTTCGAATTATCGTTATAATTAACGATGGCCTTGACGTccatattgaaatttggattttcctcctttgtacaaaattgattgaaatGTGCATGCATccaataattctttttgTTAAAATCGGGATCTTGGGGAAGTAGAACAAACGAATAACGTTGAGCCACTGACAAAGTTAACGATTCCACTTGAATTGGTTCCACTAAAGTACCATCCGCTTCTATCACTTTTAACATATGCCCCTCCAATCCGAATTCAAATGGTAAGAAAAAACCTGCATTAATTACACGAACTCGATAAATGGAATTGGGATCCAGATCTAAGACTGTATGTGGAACCTCATGAGCAaaccttttcttttcgGCACCGTGAGGTACTAAATATTGTGAATCGACGTATTCAAAATGATTTTGACCTTGAATCAATCCATTATCAGGGACTGGTTCAGTATTTTCATTACCAGACCCCATATAAGTTGACATGTAGCTATAGGAAGTGTCGTGGTAGTAATCATTTACCATGACAACTAACTCTTTATCGTATGAAAAATCAAGATCCTCATACTCCTTCTTAGAATGGATCACCAAAGGTCCAAATACACCGTCCGCATATTGAGTAGAGTAATGAGAATGGTACCAATAAGTACCATACTGATCATCATCGAGTTTAATCCTGTATTCATACGAGCCAGCAGCAGGAATCGGACATTGGTTAATCCATGACGAACCATCGTTGAAAGCTTGATCCTTCATCAGCAGCCCATGACAATGGATAGTCAGAGGATCGCCATCCATGTGATTTTCCACATGAATAACAACAGTATCACCAGAAGAGGCTTCCACCAATGGACCTGGGTACTGGCCATTTATTACAGTTAATGTCCTTGAGACACCATCAGGATGGACTTCTTGTACAGTAGAGACGTTAAAATAGTAGTGCCTCTCCATTGGCTCTTCCTGCTTCAACCAGTAATCCAGATCTATACTATAATTACTAGCTGTATCCAGTCTCCATGCGTTACCGGTATCAatctcatcaccatcatgTTTTTGAGCAGACTTATCGCTGAAGGACATCCTTATCGAAGACATATAATCATCACATTGAATACTAAAGAATTTGTACAGGATCAGGGTGCTACACACCATCATAAGCGCAATAACCAATGACCATGCCTTGGCATGACGTTTATTGTCCCTGCGATACTCTAGAGTACCACCCATGCTCTCGTCCATGATCTATAAGCTCTTAGTCTTAGTGAAATGCAAACTAATCCACATCATGCAAACAAACGCATCTTATCCCTTATGACTCTCGAGTGCCTTTTTATGCCCTTTAAATATCAAATCCATAACAACCTCTTTAAGGTCCTCAAGGTCTTCATTACACGTGGGGTCAAATATGAGTCAAGGAACGTGGGGATCACAAGTTGCAGAAGTTGCAGAGGTTGCATAGGTTGCATAAACTGCAATTATTGCTGAACACGTTTACCTGCACGTTCCGATGATTATAATTTGAATAGTTATCTTACCTTCCGGTCCTGCAAAGGTATATAAGGTGCTGGTAAATCAACACATGCAGACGAGAAAAGTAGCACCAGAAATCTAATAAGGTGCAACAGTGTCCGTCCGATCGAGGTGATCCTCAATATGCAATTTCAATTTAGTGCACTCGCTTTTGTAgctctttttttattcCCTTTAGGCCATTGCGCTACCAGAAGCTTTAGTTCCTACAATCCTGATCCAACTGATGTGGCTAAGAACGCTGCTACCGCAAATACTACTCAGCTCACTTGGAATGTCCGGGGAAGAGCTATTGATAGATTTGTAGTCATATGGTTGGAAAATACTGACTACAACAAGGCAGCAGGTCATCCCGACATGAAATGGTTGGCAAAACGTGGTATTACGTTAGACAATTATTGGGCTCTAACGCATCCATCACAACCCAATTATGTGGCTTCAGTAGGTGGTGACTACTTTGCACTAGACCATGATGAATATGTCACTGTACCCAAAAATGTCTCCACTATAGCTGATTTATTAGATTCAAAGGGAATATCTTGGGGAGAATATTTGGAGGACATGCCCTATTCTGGCTATCAAGGctttgaatatttgaatcaaaagaCACAAGCTAATGATTATGTGAGGAAGCATAACCCATTGATATCATATGAGTCTGTGTTCTTGAATGAAACCAGATTATCATTGATTAAAAACTTCTCACAGTTCGAACGGGATCTTAAGGATCATAAACTTCCACAGTACTTCCACATTACGCCTAATATGACCAACGATGGTCATGATTCCAGTATTAAGACTGCTGCGCATTGGGCACGTTCCTGGCTAACACCActattgaagaacaagcaCTTCATGAAGAATACTCTGGTCTTGTTGACatttgatgagaatgaaaTTTATTCCACTCAAAACCAAGTGTTTACAATTTTACTTGGTGGTGCAGTCCCTGATCATCTCAAAGGTACCAAAGATCACACCTTCTATGATCACTATTCATTATTATCGTCGGTAGAAGCCAATTGGGATCTTGACAACTTAGGACGTAACGATGTGAATGCTAATGTCTTCTCAACGATTGCTAATAAGACAAACATTACCAATCGATTCGTGAACACCACTTATATGGTTAACAATCACACCTATAATGGTTACTTTTTGAATAGCTCGATTTCACTACCAGCACCCAATATCACTGCTATTAACAGGAATGGTAAACCAgttttacaaaagattAAGGACACTTGGAAAGATGTATACTCATCACAACTGTCTCACAGTTATTTTACACCAACTACAACCACGGTAAGTGCTAGGTTGACTAACCTTGCCACTGTATCTGCCAGTGTATCTTCGTAGTTTCGATCGATATTTAAGTATTTATTTTAAGTGAAAAATGTTCAACTTgattcatctcatctcatctcatcgcatagAAAAGCAGACAATAAAGACAAGATGGGAAAGTTAGAAGACTGTATCCAATGGGCCGTTAAGAATGGTTCTATTGTTGATGAGCGCATTCACTTTAAACAAAGCTCAATTTCCGGTATATCGGCTGTAGTAGAAGGCATATTGGCCACGGAAGAACCGTTAATCCAAATTCCTTCAAAACTGCTTATAACTAATGAAAAGGCCCAGGAATCATTTCAAGTAGATAGTGATGttattgataaaaatgcTCCTAATGCTCTAGTTCAACTCTACGTCGCTAAATTAAAATTTGCCAAAGGTATGCCCTCCATTTACCAACCATATATTGATTTATTACCTCTAAAGCTTGAACAGCCATATTTTTGGGATTGGAAAGAGCTACAAGTGATTAAGGGAACTGATCTGTATCTCGTTATGAAGCAAAGGTTACCTAAACTTTTAGAAGAATGGACaactcttttgaagaaactgtCATTAGAACCAAGTGATGACCTTGGGCAATTAGAGACCCCTGGTTTAGACCTCGTTGATTATGTTGCCAGATATCGTGAAACAAATGAACAACTCCCTTGGAACAGCTTTGCTGCATATGTATGGTCAGCCGGGATCTTTGCCTCTAGAGCTTTCCCCAAGATTGCCCTCAATGATCAATGTCTATCAATTAATGAAGCTTTTCTGTATCCGATTGTAGATTTCCTCAACCATAAGAATGATACTAAGGTTAAATGGTGTTTCCAAGACGGTAAGATGTGTTTCGTTAGTAAAGAATCTCTAAAGTCAGGtgaagaattgtttaatAATTATGGTGATAaatctaatgaagaattgcTGTTGAACTATGGATTTGTACAGGATAATAATCAGTACGATGATGCTAGATTAACTTTGAGACTTGATTCACAATTGTTAGATGGCGCTGAACAACTTGGCATCCCGCTATCACAGGAAAGAGTAACTGACAACAGCGTGCAATTtaaattgaacaagaaagagCTTCTACCACATAATTTAGTCAAGCTATTCGCCCTTGTGCACAAATTAAAATCAGAAGATGGGATtaatttgagaaattcaTTAGAAGGTATTGATTCGTTGCAATCCATTCTAATGCAAAAAGTGGAATTCTTCAGACAAAAGACAAGAATCGATGCTTCTGCTAGTAGAAAGTTACAGATTTTaagaaaatattttgatcaaCAGAGAAGGTTATTCCAGTTAAGCATCGAGAATGGACAAAAACTGCAAAAGGAGCTAATTAAATCTAATTCTGAGTTTTTAATTAGTTTCAAGACCATTTTCAAGAACGATAAGCAATTTGCCAATAGTCTACTGCTTACATTTGGCGTGGctaaatttgaagatttaatCACAAAGGATTGTATGAATCAAATCTTACTATTGTGGATTGTAAGAGTGGCTAATAAGAACGAATATGCAAAGAAATTACCATTTGAGATTCCACAATTTATCTACGATACTTTCCAAGAAGTTTCTTCCACAATCgttattgaaaaggaagatgtATTGCAAATGATGGGATTTTACCAAGCTATGTTCCCAGCAATGTCTGAAAAGATTCCTGAAATCTATGGTCAGGGCAATTGGCGTATTCGTCAATTTATCGTAGCCGACACTGTCATGGATCGCTTAGTATGGACACGTAAATTGACCCAAGAACCTTTCTTCGTTAAGAAGCAAAGAATTGCGTTTTAATGAAAAAGGACGTAAactttaacaatttttatCAAGGATTACATCCTCCCATGTACATACATAATATTAACGATTGGTTGTATATTGTCGATACAATTATTTCAATGAGAACCAGCGCCCTTGCTGACTCTTTCCAAAACAGTTTCGTAGGAGACTTCAGAGAAATCAGTACCTTGGATGTCAGCAGAAACACCAGTCAATGCTCTTCTCAATGCATCCTTAGAAGAAGCGTAAACCATCTTAGATCTAACTGGTGCAGTGTCTGGAGACCAGGTGAAGAAAACGATCTTGGATCTCTTACCTTCGTTGCCACCAATCTCATATTCAAAATCGTAAATGGCATACAAACAATCGTTTTCTGACAACTTAcctaaaaattcatcgtaGGATTGACTTGTAGAAGTTTCTTTAACCACAATGGTGGTCTTGTCTTCACTGATTCCGTAAAGGACAAACTTGTACTTCTTACCTAATTTCAAGTCGTTAAATGCTTGCAGAGATTCGTCGGCAACGGAAACACTGTTTTAATATTAAAATTCGTTAGTATTCGTTCGTCACCTCAATGCATCTTCTCGAAGACAGTGTCTTCAGTCAATTACATACCCAGATCTCGACATTGTTTAATTAGATGGAACTGATAAGTGGTTAAAGCTTAAGGTATCGATGAGAGATTTCTACTAACTCCAAGAACCTATGAGAATAAATCTTTTATAAATAATTCGTGTATTTAACAGTGGTTCGTGCCAAACTGGAAAGGGGGTTGAACTTCCATCCACTATAAAAAAAACAGATATGTGGACAACGTATCGTTACCCGACAATCAGCTGACAAGTTTTCAGTAAGAATAAAGAGCGATGAGCTCAGTTCAAGATACCATTGAGTCGTTTGAGAGTCGGTTACAACGTCTTGAAGATGCTCTAGGTGATGCTGGCGGTGTCGATTTGTATGGGTTAGTTTCATTGCTGTCTTTTGAGGTGCGTAGCATGTTCTATCAAGGTCAGGATTATAGCGAGCAACTGATGGGATTACTAGATGGATTTAGTGGGAATGAGACTGTAGATGagtttgaaaagaaatcgaGGGTTCTCATGAGCTGCTATGATGGGCTAACGAAATCTTTGAGATGgttggatcaattggagTCATTTATGAGTAAATTGGGAACCAAGATGGAGACGGGATCAGGAGCACCTGTGGAATTGAATGCCGTGATGGAACTACCAGCTTTGATGAACAAATGTCATGTCTTATTGGTACGTTCGATTTTAGTAGCTAAAAGGTTTATGGAAATGAATCTTAGATTTAACGAATTTTGGCTTAAAATTGACCAAAAGTTGGGTGGTCCATCCTAGTTCTTATCCGCTTGTTGGTCAAATCTATCGATGATGTCATCTATTAGATCCTTATTAGATTCCA includes:
- the EFM1 gene encoding protein-lysine N-methyltransferase (similar to uniprot|P38732 Saccharomyces cerevisiae YHL039W Hypothetical ORF), with the protein product MGKLEDCIQWAVKNGSIVDERIHFKQSSISGISAVVEGILATEEPLIQIPSKLLITNEKAQESFQVDSDVIDKNAPNALVQLYVAKLKFAKGMPSIYQPYIDLLPLKLEQPYFWDWKELQVIKGTDLYLVMKQRLPKLLEEWTTLLKKLSLEPSDDLGQLETPGLDLVDYVARYRETNEQLPWNSFAAYVWSAGIFASRAFPKIALNDQCLSINEAFLYPIVDFLNHKNDTKVKWCFQDGKMCFVSKESLKSGEELFNNYGDKSNEELLLNYGFVQDNNQYDDARLTLRLDSQLLDGAEQLGIPLSQERVTDNSVQFKLNKKELLPHNLVKLFALVHKLKSEDGINLRNSLEGIDSLQSILMQKVEFFRQKTRIDASASRKLQILRKYFDQQRRLFQLSIENGQKLQKELIKSNSEFLISFKTIFKNDKQFANSLLLTFGVAKFEDLITKDCMNQILLLWIVRVANKNEYAKKLPFEIPQFIYDTFQEVSSTIVIEKEDVLQMMGFYQAMFPAMSEKIPEIYGQGNWRIRQFIVADTVMDRLVWTRKLTQEPFFVKKQRIAF
- the COF1 gene encoding cofilin (uniprot|Q9HF97 Zygosaccharomyces rouxii cof1 Cofilin), translating into MSRSGVSVADESLQAFNDLKLGKKYKFVLYGISEDKTTIVVKETSTSQSYDEFLGKLSENDCLYAIYDFEYEIGGNEGKRSKIVFFTWSPDTAPVRSKMVYASSKDALRRALTGVSADIQGTDFSEVSYETVLERVSKGAGSH
- a CDS encoding uncharacterized protein (conserved hypothetical protein), coding for MQFQFSALAFVALFLFPLGHCATRSFSSYNPDPTDVAKNAATANTTQLTWNVRGRAIDRFVVIWLENTDYNKAAGHPDMKWLAKRGITLDNYWALTHPSQPNYVASVGGDYFALDHDEYVTVPKNVSTIADLLDSKGISWGEYLEDMPYSGYQGFEYLNQKTQANDYVRKHNPLISYESVFLNETRLSLIKNFSQFERDLKDHKLPQYFHITPNMTNDGHDSSIKTAAHWARSWLTPLLKNKHFMKNTLVLLTFDENEIYSTQNQVFTILLGGAVPDHLKGTKDHTFYDHYSLLSSVEANWDLDNLGRNDVNANVFSTIANKTNITNRFVNTTYMVNNHTYNGYFLNSSISLPAPNITAINRNGKPVLQKIKDTWKDVYSSQLSHSYFTPTTTTVSARLTNLATVSASVSS
- the LDB18 gene encoding Ldb18p (weakly similar to uniprot|Q07887 Saccharomyces cerevisiae YLL049W), whose protein sequence is MSSVQDTIESFESRLQRLEDALGDAGGVDLYGLVSLLSFEVRSMFYQGQDYSEQLMGLLDGFSGNETVDEFEKKSRVLMSCYDGLTKSLRWLDQLESFMSKLGTKMETGSGAPVELNAVMELPALMNKCHVLLVRSILVAKRFMEMNLRFNEFWLKIDQKLGGPS